From Streptomyces qinzhouensis, one genomic window encodes:
- a CDS encoding OmpL47-type beta-barrel domain-containing protein, with product MVVGLLSAVAYGQGGPARTTAAAGSGTAAVRTADREPAGGTARQAPAAAQTLTWTAGDPIDRYLTLPTTAVAGRTTIVFENSRASGNTTGMPHTLTFDVSDPEYNNDVPLNILASPNDDRAGKHTAEVTLTPGRYRFFCTIPGHGTMQGILTVSDPAGEDTTAPVTEAKVTGDRNADGAYVGVATVAVTATDDGSGVERTEYATGADGPWQAYTAPVVVNTVGEHRIRYRATDRAGNTAAEKSVSFRVVSPPTDDRTPPETSATVSGERDAQGRYLDMATVTVTASDTGSGVNTIEYALGADGAWQPYTAPVMVHQVGTHTVRYRATDRAGNASAAKSVEFTVVTPPAPDTTPPVTGAEVTGQRNSDGAYLNRATVTVTATDHGGSGVERIEYSLDGGPYLAYTAPVVFDRTGYHTVHYRAADKAGNTSAALKVAFTLAEGGGVPAPNCPEWDERLTVIVGTVDTGVPNRMTRSRCAVNELIEDEKAWSSQALFLKHVDRVLDGLLDDGVIDTREHRKIYAAAKQSGIGKPGQNTGYRDLFDGTKKSFDRWQHVGGGSFALNDDGSMTSGTTRGGLGMLWFPQAQFGDFSLKLQWRDDAPGTGNANSGVFVRFPYVHDNPEEPRPEWVAIKYGHEVQVLDRPDGDMYKTGSVYGFDRVGLAGAGVTPKGTWNDYEIRVVGQSYSVYRDGVLINTFENTAGQSFAPPRAGDVGTDGRRYALGYLGLQVHGTTDVVSYRNIRIQEL from the coding sequence ATGGTCGTCGGACTGCTGTCGGCGGTCGCGTACGGCCAGGGCGGACCCGCCCGTACCACCGCGGCGGCCGGGAGCGGCACGGCGGCGGTCCGGACCGCGGACCGGGAACCGGCCGGCGGCACGGCGCGGCAGGCGCCCGCCGCGGCCCAGACCCTGACCTGGACGGCGGGCGATCCGATCGACCGCTATCTCACCCTCCCCACCACCGCGGTGGCGGGCCGGACGACGATCGTCTTCGAGAACAGCCGGGCCTCGGGCAACACCACCGGCATGCCCCACACCCTCACGTTCGACGTATCGGACCCGGAGTACAACAACGACGTCCCGCTGAACATCCTGGCCAGTCCGAACGACGACCGGGCCGGCAAGCACACCGCCGAGGTCACCCTGACCCCCGGCCGGTACCGCTTCTTCTGCACGATCCCCGGCCATGGCACCATGCAGGGCATCCTCACCGTCTCCGACCCCGCGGGTGAGGACACCACGGCGCCGGTCACCGAGGCGAAGGTGACGGGCGACCGCAACGCCGACGGGGCGTACGTCGGGGTCGCCACGGTCGCGGTGACGGCCACGGACGACGGTTCCGGCGTCGAGCGCACCGAGTACGCGACCGGCGCCGACGGCCCCTGGCAGGCCTACACCGCGCCCGTCGTGGTGAACACCGTCGGGGAGCACCGGATCCGCTACCGGGCCACCGACCGGGCCGGGAACACGGCGGCCGAGAAGTCGGTCTCCTTCCGGGTGGTGTCCCCGCCGACGGACGACCGGACACCGCCGGAGACCTCGGCGACGGTCAGCGGCGAACGGGACGCGCAGGGCCGCTATCTCGATATGGCGACCGTGACCGTGACCGCGTCCGACACCGGTTCGGGCGTCAACACCATCGAGTACGCCCTCGGGGCGGACGGCGCCTGGCAGCCGTACACCGCGCCGGTGATGGTCCACCAGGTGGGGACGCACACCGTCCGCTACCGGGCCACGGACCGGGCGGGCAACGCGTCCGCCGCCAAGTCGGTGGAGTTCACCGTCGTCACCCCGCCCGCGCCGGACACCACCCCGCCCGTGACGGGCGCCGAGGTGACCGGACAGCGGAACTCCGACGGCGCCTACCTCAACCGGGCCACGGTGACCGTGACGGCCACCGACCACGGCGGTTCGGGCGTGGAGCGCATCGAGTACTCCCTCGACGGCGGCCCCTATCTCGCCTACACCGCGCCGGTCGTCTTCGACCGGACCGGGTATCACACCGTCCACTACCGGGCGGCCGACAAGGCGGGCAATACCTCCGCCGCGCTGAAGGTGGCCTTCACCCTCGCCGAGGGCGGCGGGGTCCCGGCCCCGAACTGCCCCGAGTGGGACGAGCGGCTCACCGTGATCGTCGGCACGGTCGACACCGGGGTGCCCAACCGGATGACCCGCTCCCGCTGCGCCGTCAACGAGCTGATCGAGGACGAGAAGGCGTGGTCGTCGCAGGCGCTCTTCCTCAAGCACGTCGACCGGGTGCTGGACGGGCTGCTGGACGACGGGGTGATCGACACCCGTGAGCACCGGAAGATCTACGCGGCAGCCAAACAGTCCGGTATCGGCAAACCCGGACAGAACACCGGCTACCGTGACCTCTTCGACGGTACGAAGAAGTCCTTCGACCGCTGGCAGCATGTGGGCGGCGGTTCCTTCGCCCTCAACGACGACGGGTCGATGACCAGCGGCACCACCAGGGGCGGCCTGGGCATGCTCTGGTTCCCGCAGGCACAGTTCGGGGACTTCTCGCTCAAGCTCCAGTGGCGCGACGACGCCCCGGGCACGGGCAACGCCAACAGCGGGGTCTTCGTCCGCTTCCCGTACGTCCACGACAATCCGGAGGAGCCGCGCCCCGAGTGGGTCGCCATCAAGTACGGCCACGAGGTCCAGGTCCTGGACCGGCCCGACGGCGATATGTACAAGACCGGCTCGGTGTACGGCTTCGACCGCGTCGGCCTCGCCGGGGCCGGGGTGACGCCCAAGGGCACCTGGAACGACTACGAGATCCGGGTGGTCGGGCAGTCGTACTCCGTGTACCGCGACGGGGTGCTGATCAACACCTTCGAGAACACGGCCGGGCAGAGCTTCGCCCCGCCGCGCGCGGGTGACGTCGGCACGGACGGCCGCCGGTACGCGCTGGGGTACCTCGGGCTCCAGGTCCACGGCACGACCGATGTGGTCTCCTACCGCAACATCCGGATCCAGGAGCTGTGA